Proteins co-encoded in one Bremerella sp. TYQ1 genomic window:
- the tuf gene encoding elongation factor Tu, translating to MAKDVFERSKPHVNVGTIGHIDHGKTTTTGAILAVQAAKGLAKMKEYSEIAKGGTVRDETKTVTIAVAHVEYESPTRHYAHIDCPGHADFVKNMITGAAQMDGAILVVSAADGPMPQTKEHVLLARQVGVPCIVVYLNKCDLVDDEELLDLVELEVRELLNKNDFPGDDCPVVRGNSLGAYNNPADADASACITELVDALDSYIPEPERETDKPFLMAIEDVFSIEGRGTVATGRIERGIVKVGEEVEILGLTEKPTKTTVTGVEMFNKILQEGVAGDNVGCLLRGVKREDISRGQVLAKPGSVNPHTKFEAEIYCLSKEEGGRHTPFFSGYRPQFYFRTTDVTGTANLQGAEMCMPGDNVKIEVELHKPIAMFEGVRFAIREGGKTVGSGVVTKITE from the coding sequence ATGGCCAAGGACGTATTTGAACGATCTAAACCTCACGTCAACGTTGGCACCATCGGTCACATTGACCACGGTAAAACGACCACGACGGGCGCGATCTTGGCGGTTCAGGCTGCCAAGGGCCTGGCAAAGATGAAGGAATACTCGGAAATCGCCAAGGGTGGTACCGTTCGTGACGAAACGAAGACGGTTACCATTGCTGTGGCTCACGTCGAGTATGAATCGCCGACTCGTCACTATGCTCACATTGACTGCCCCGGCCACGCTGACTTCGTCAAGAACATGATCACCGGTGCTGCCCAGATGGACGGTGCGATTCTGGTGGTTTCCGCTGCTGACGGTCCAATGCCGCAGACGAAGGAACACGTTCTGCTGGCTCGCCAGGTTGGTGTGCCTTGCATCGTGGTTTACCTGAACAAGTGTGACCTGGTCGACGACGAAGAGTTGTTGGACCTCGTCGAGCTGGAAGTTCGTGAGCTGCTGAACAAGAACGATTTCCCAGGTGACGACTGCCCAGTTGTCCGTGGTAACTCGCTCGGTGCTTACAACAACCCTGCTGACGCAGACGCTTCCGCTTGCATCACCGAATTGGTTGACGCACTGGACAGCTACATTCCAGAACCAGAACGCGAAACTGACAAGCCATTCCTGATGGCAATCGAAGACGTCTTCTCCATCGAAGGTCGTGGTACGGTTGCTACCGGTCGTATTGAACGCGGTATCGTCAAGGTTGGTGAAGAAGTCGAAATTCTCGGTCTGACCGAAAAGCCGACCAAGACCACCGTCACCGGCGTTGAAATGTTCAACAAGATCCTGCAAGAAGGTGTTGCTGGCGATAACGTCGGTTGCCTTCTGCGTGGTGTCAAGCGTGAAGACATTTCGCGTGGTCAGGTTCTCGCCAAGCCAGGTTCGGTTAACCCGCACACCAAGTTCGAGGCAGAAATCTACTGCTTGAGCAAGGAAGAAGGTGGTCGTCACACGCCATTCTTCAGCGGCTACCGTCCACAGTTCTACTTCCGAACCACTGACGTTACCGGGACTGCCAATCTGCAAGGTGCAGAAATGTGCATGCCAGGCGACAACGTCAAGATCGAAGTCGAGCTGCACAAGCCGATCGCTATGTTTGAAGGTGTTCGCTTCGCTATCCGCGAAGGTGGTAAGACCGTCGGTTCCGGCGTTGTTACCAAGATCACCGAGTAA
- the secE gene encoding preprotein translocase subunit SecE, protein MAKEKTVGSPSLLNEMVQANRYKRTQGRIARQATLISIWVLTAIAAYQLYQQMEAMATMVQYQLHLLVPIALVVVGFWVAYRLINWPTFADFLIAVEAEMNKVTWPSKAELWRSVIVVIALIFILAMLLFAFDLLWITLFKTIGLIPPDPQTPPT, encoded by the coding sequence ATGGCCAAGGAGAAGACCGTCGGTTCCCCTTCCCTTCTCAACGAGATGGTGCAGGCGAATCGGTATAAGCGGACTCAGGGCAGGATTGCCCGGCAGGCAACGTTAATTTCCATTTGGGTATTGACCGCGATTGCCGCTTACCAGCTGTATCAGCAGATGGAAGCGATGGCAACGATGGTTCAGTACCAGTTGCACTTGCTGGTTCCCATTGCCCTGGTCGTCGTTGGTTTTTGGGTAGCCTATCGACTGATTAACTGGCCTACGTTCGCGGACTTTTTGATCGCGGTCGAGGCAGAAATGAATAAGGTCACTTGGCCTTCCAAGGCTGAGTTGTGGCGAAGTGTCATCGTGGTGATCGCGTTGATCTTCATCCTGGCCATGCTGTTGTTTGCGTTCGACTTGTTGTGGATCACCCTGTTCAAAACGATCGGGTTGATTCCTCCAGATCCGCAGACTCCGCCGACGTAG
- the nusG gene encoding transcription termination/antitermination protein NusG — translation MSSSPDNSFDPQKDPESGIPADAENTAEEAATPEAAADDAASVEEPESADEENALGEAAEDQPESDDAAPAEDSTEEAGPAEPKPAPAATGKKRGPIEEISDEEEEAAEAADKEWYILKVQSNREKSISNNLIRRVKMAGLEDYFGEILVPTEDLVEYKNGKKKVTKQKLYPGYIVVHMAINDETWFLVRETGGIGDFTGAAGKPVPMLPHEVDRIVKKTRKPEEGEQEEVKTNIRFKIGDHVRITEGTFENFEGDVEVIDNTNGRVTVMINIFGRTTPVEMEHWQMEPV, via the coding sequence GTGTCAAGTTCCCCTGACAATTCGTTTGATCCTCAGAAGGACCCCGAGTCGGGTATCCCTGCGGACGCAGAAAACACCGCAGAAGAAGCAGCGACCCCGGAAGCTGCTGCGGATGATGCTGCGTCAGTGGAAGAGCCAGAATCGGCTGACGAGGAAAACGCATTGGGCGAAGCTGCGGAAGATCAACCTGAATCCGACGATGCCGCTCCCGCTGAAGATTCTACGGAGGAAGCAGGGCCTGCTGAGCCAAAGCCAGCTCCTGCGGCCACCGGCAAGAAGCGTGGGCCGATCGAAGAAATCAGTGATGAAGAGGAAGAAGCTGCGGAGGCAGCTGACAAGGAGTGGTACATCCTCAAGGTTCAAAGCAATCGCGAAAAGTCGATTAGCAATAACCTGATCCGCCGCGTCAAGATGGCGGGCCTCGAGGATTACTTCGGCGAGATTCTTGTTCCTACCGAGGATTTGGTGGAATACAAGAACGGCAAGAAGAAAGTTACCAAGCAGAAGCTCTATCCAGGCTACATCGTCGTGCATATGGCAATCAACGACGAAACGTGGTTTCTGGTTCGTGAGACCGGTGGCATTGGTGACTTTACCGGCGCGGCTGGCAAGCCAGTGCCGATGTTGCCGCACGAAGTGGATCGCATCGTCAAGAAGACGCGCAAGCCCGAAGAAGGCGAGCAAGAAGAAGTCAAGACGAACATTCGCTTCAAGATTGGCGACCATGTTCGCATCACCGAAGGAACCTTCGAGAACTTCGAGGGGGATGTCGAGGTGATCGACAACACCAATGGCCGCGTGACGGTCATGATCAATATTTTCGGCCGCACAACACCGGTGGAGATGGAACACTGGCAAATGGAGCCAGTTTAA
- the rplK gene encoding 50S ribosomal protein L11, whose protein sequence is MAREQVGQAKFQVPGGQATPAPPVGTSLGRFGVNLGQFVQQFNDKTREFNGMPIPVVVTVYNDRTFEFVCKSPPAAALLKKAAGLAKGSGTPNTKKVGKVSQDQIEDICNQKMADLNARDLDHARRMIEGTARSMGLEVTE, encoded by the coding sequence ATGGCACGGGAACAAGTAGGTCAAGCGAAGTTTCAGGTCCCCGGCGGTCAAGCCACTCCGGCTCCTCCTGTCGGTACCTCGTTGGGTCGTTTCGGTGTGAACCTCGGTCAGTTCGTTCAACAGTTCAACGACAAGACTCGAGAGTTCAACGGCATGCCGATTCCGGTTGTCGTCACTGTGTACAACGACCGTACCTTCGAGTTCGTCTGCAAGAGCCCACCAGCTGCTGCCCTGCTGAAGAAAGCTGCTGGCCTGGCCAAGGGAAGTGGCACGCCGAACACCAAGAAAGTCGGTAAGGTCAGCCAAGACCAAATCGAAGACATCTGCAACCAAAAGATGGCGGACTTGAATGCCCGCGACTTGGACCACGCTCGCCGAATGATCGAAGGAACGGCTCGGAGCATGGGTCTGGAAGTCACGGAATAG
- the rplA gene encoding 50S ribosomal protein L1 gives MAKQSKRYRALAEKLPAEPLNLKDAIVLLKSFDTTKFDQTVEIAMRLGIDPKQADQLVRGALVLPHGIGKVQRVIVFAKGDNATAAEEAGADEVGAEELAKKIKGGWLDFDVCIASPDMMGLVGPLGRVLGPRGLMPSPRAGTVTPDVAKVVKEYKAGKVEFRNDPTGIVHAVVGRLGFESDKLQDNIQAFIDHINGLKPQAAKGTYVRSVNLSATMSPGIQVAL, from the coding sequence ATGGCTAAACAATCCAAACGATACCGAGCCCTGGCAGAAAAGCTGCCAGCCGAACCGCTCAACCTGAAAGACGCGATCGTGCTGTTGAAGTCGTTCGATACGACCAAGTTCGATCAGACCGTGGAAATTGCGATGCGATTGGGTATCGATCCGAAGCAAGCTGACCAGTTGGTCCGTGGCGCTTTGGTTCTGCCGCACGGTATCGGTAAAGTCCAGCGTGTCATCGTCTTCGCGAAGGGGGATAACGCCACCGCCGCGGAAGAAGCTGGTGCGGACGAAGTCGGTGCCGAAGAGCTCGCCAAGAAGATCAAGGGTGGTTGGCTCGACTTTGACGTCTGTATCGCCAGCCCCGACATGATGGGGTTGGTCGGTCCTTTGGGTCGTGTCCTCGGTCCTCGTGGTTTGATGCCATCGCCACGTGCCGGTACGGTCACCCCAGACGTCGCTAAAGTGGTCAAGGAATACAAAGCCGGTAAGGTCGAATTCCGTAATGACCCAACTGGAATCGTTCATGCAGTCGTTGGTCGTCTTGGTTTCGAGTCGGACAAGCTGCAAGACAACATCCAGGCCTTCATCGATCATATCAATGGCCTCAAGCCTCAAGCGGCGAAGGGCACTTATGTTCGTAGCGTCAATTTGAGTGCGACAATGAGCCCCGGCATCCAAGTCGCTCTCTAA
- the rplJ gene encoding 50S ribosomal protein L10, whose protein sequence is MSKYLKNLVITDLSKRLDGVNDLLVVDVVGMNAEKTHLVRKQLREKGLSLLVVRRTLAAKACEGTTLAPAFEGMQGSTAIVWGGEDFVDLAKEVVKLNENDDYPGFTAKGGVMDGESLNPDSVKAISKWPNRAEQLSLLVGQILGPGRTLGAQIKGPGAKLASQVKQVGEKQEG, encoded by the coding sequence ATGAGTAAGTATCTAAAAAACCTGGTGATCACCGATCTGTCCAAGCGATTGGATGGGGTCAACGACTTGTTGGTGGTCGACGTTGTGGGGATGAATGCGGAAAAGACTCACCTGGTCCGCAAGCAACTCCGCGAAAAGGGCCTGAGCCTATTGGTCGTGCGTCGCACGCTGGCCGCCAAGGCTTGTGAAGGCACCACGCTCGCTCCCGCCTTCGAGGGCATGCAAGGTAGCACCGCCATCGTTTGGGGCGGCGAAGACTTCGTCGATTTGGCGAAAGAAGTCGTCAAGCTGAACGAGAACGATGATTATCCCGGGTTCACCGCCAAGGGCGGTGTCATGGATGGCGAATCCCTGAACCCTGATTCGGTCAAGGCAATCAGTAAATGGCCCAACCGAGCTGAACAGCTCTCGCTTCTGGTGGGTCAGATTCTGGGTCCTGGCCGTACCCTGGGAGCCCAAATCAAGGGTCCTGGTGCCAAGTTGGCCTCGCAGGTCAAGCAAGTTGGCGAAAAGCAAGAAGGCTAA
- the rplL gene encoding 50S ribosomal protein L7/L12: MSEEATATVEVSEEIKGLGDQIAGLTLKQAVELGDYLKDAHGIEAAAGGGVVMAPGGGDAGGAAAAEQTEFDVVMTDFGAQKIGVIKVVRGITGLGLKEAKDLVEGTPSKIKEGVSKEEAEKVKTELEEAGAVVEIK; this comes from the coding sequence ATGTCCGAAGAAGCAACTGCAACCGTCGAAGTGTCCGAAGAAATCAAGGGTTTGGGCGATCAGATCGCTGGTCTGACCCTGAAGCAAGCCGTTGAACTGGGCGACTACCTGAAGGACGCTCACGGCATCGAAGCCGCCGCTGGTGGTGGTGTCGTTATGGCTCCTGGTGGTGGCGATGCCGGTGGTGCTGCCGCTGCTGAGCAAACCGAATTCGACGTCGTGATGACCGACTTCGGTGCCCAGAAGATCGGCGTCATTAAGGTCGTCCGTGGTATCACCGGTCTGGGCTTGAAGGAAGCTAAGGACCTCGTCGAAGGTACCCCAAGCAAGATCAAGGAAGGCGTCTCGAAGGAAGAAGCCGAAAAGGTCAAGACCGAACTGGAAGAAGCTGGTGCCGTCGTCGAAATCAAGTAA